A region from the Candidatus Sulfotelmatobacter sp. genome encodes:
- a CDS encoding trypsin-like peptidase domain-containing protein, which yields MKDTRRFRALRAPAALLSLACLLPPLPTRADSGEVASIPASRRTAIVTAAQRVSPAVVTVNVISTRVVRADPFGGMFHDEFWDRFAPYVEQRQRIPSLGSGVIVDPKGLVLTNEHVVRDAEQITVSLADGRQLPGKVLGSSSIYDLAVVKVEAARLPVAPLGDSDRLVVGEWAIAIGNPFGYLLNDPQPTVTAGVISATRRDIKSEATDTGVYKNMIQTDAAINPGNSGGPLVNADGEVIGINTFIFTRGGGSLGIGFAIPIDLARQVLSEVEKYGRVRTAWPGMQIQAVTPELAQRLGWDDDSGVVVTRVTKGGPADQAGVEVSDRVRRVNGVVVDDIEDAQRGIYGLQVGDTLDLWVERRGKRLDLKVVLAELPGDDR from the coding sequence ATGAAAGACACGCGCCGATTCCGAGCTCTGCGAGCCCCCGCGGCGCTGCTGTCGCTGGCGTGCCTGCTGCCTCCGCTGCCGACCCGGGCCGACTCCGGCGAGGTCGCGAGCATTCCGGCGTCGCGCCGCACCGCGATCGTGACCGCGGCGCAACGCGTGAGCCCGGCGGTGGTGACGGTCAACGTGATCTCGACGCGCGTGGTGCGCGCCGACCCGTTCGGCGGCATGTTCCACGACGAGTTCTGGGATCGCTTCGCTCCCTACGTCGAGCAGCGCCAGCGGATTCCCAGCCTGGGTTCGGGCGTGATCGTGGATCCGAAGGGGCTGGTGCTGACCAACGAGCACGTGGTCCGCGATGCCGAGCAGATCACCGTGAGCCTGGCCGATGGCCGCCAGCTGCCCGGCAAGGTGCTGGGCAGTTCCTCGATTTACGACCTGGCGGTGGTGAAGGTCGAGGCCGCCAGGCTGCCGGTCGCGCCGCTCGGCGACAGTGACCGGCTGGTGGTCGGCGAATGGGCGATCGCGATCGGCAATCCGTTTGGCTACCTGCTCAACGATCCGCAGCCCACCGTGACCGCGGGCGTCATCAGCGCGACGCGACGCGACATCAAGTCGGAAGCGACCGACACCGGCGTCTACAAGAACATGATTCAGACCGACGCCGCCATCAATCCCGGCAACAGCGGCGGCCCGCTGGTGAATGCCGACGGCGAAGTGATCGGCATCAACACGTTCATCTTCACGCGCGGCGGAGGTTCGCTCGGCATCGGCTTCGCGATCCCGATCGATCTCGCCCGGCAGGTGTTGAGCGAGGTCGAGAAGTACGGCCGGGTGCGTACCGCGTGGCCCGGAATGCAGATCCAGGCCGTCACGCCCGAGCTGGCGCAGCGTCTCGGCTGGGACGACGATTCGGGGGTAGTGGTGACGCGGGTCACCAAGGGCGGGCCGGCCGACCAGGCGGGAGTTGAGGTGAGCGATCGCGTGCGCCGCGTCAACGGGGTGGTGGTGGACGACATCGAGGACGCGCAGCGCGGCATCTACGGGCTGCAGGTCGGCGACACGCTCGACCTGTGGGTGGAGCGTCGCGGCAAGCGCCTGGATCTCAAGGTGGTGCTCGCCGAGTTGCCCGGAGACGACAGGTGA